In Rhodamnia argentea isolate NSW1041297 chromosome 1, ASM2092103v1, whole genome shotgun sequence, the genomic window CCGAATGAGACCTGCAGGAAAACCAAATAAAAAGCTTCAAGCCTGACTCGTGATGTTTCTATGCCTAATTTTTCAGAAGTCGGGATTCCTAATATTCAACTACTGACCAGTCGAATTTTGCATGAGTTACGATGAGAATCAAAACGGTAATGAAAAAAACCTGATGAAGTTGTGAAACAGCCATAGCAATCCAACCAAACTTCTATTTGGGAGCAATAGAGATGCAACTGCAAATACTAAACCTTCAGCGGAACAACAAATTGCAAACGATGAACATCACAACATTGGAACAGTTCATGAAAAGGCAAAACCACCATTCTTTTTCCCACAAACCATTTCACCCGCATGAGTAAATTTCCTTATGCTAAAGAAAGACAACTTCCTCGAGTAAGCTTTAAAACACCGCCGCGtgtttcaaaattaaacaaaaagcTTGGTTGTTGGAGGATTGACAAGATGTCGATAACTGCAGAACGCCCTCTCACTATAGCATTCTCTCGTTTTCAACCGGAACATAAAAGAAACTCCTAAATCTAAATAAAAGGTATAGCTATAATAAACCATTAGGGTACTACAAATCATGGTGATTTGTGCGCTTCCGAAAATCCCTTTTTCCATCACAAATTGTCTAAAACATCTGATTGGAACACTGACAAACTGCCCTTGGACCAGGACCATGAGGAAGGCTTAAGCACTTTGGTCAGTTCTTTCTACATCAACATTCGCAGCGTGACTACAGACTGCATTCTACAATGTCATCTATCTCTCACAAGAAGATCAAATTGGTGTTGCAATTAATCAACCACAAAGCACATCAAATGGGAAACAAAAATGAGGCATGTTGAAAACCAAGAGCCAAAACAACCCAAGCAAAGACCAGCAAACCAAACAATTTCCCACCAGTACACAACCCAACTCAGCCGAAGGCAGCCTTCTAAACACTCCTAATTCCAATAGCAACTCCATCTCAAAGCCGAAAATTATCAGACAAATGCATCCCCATTTTTCACAGAGCAATTCAAACCCTAGCAACAAGAGCAAGCAACCCAAATCACCCTACGGAATTAACATCCCTCACTCACCGAGTCATTCCTCGTCTCCAAAGAGGAGCCGAAGCCGCGAGGCCAACAGCCCGGTGGAGTCCAGCGAAGCCTCGCGCCTCAGGTCGCGTTTGATGTTGCTCATGCGATCGGCGAGCGACTCCCGCTCCTCTCTGAGGGCGGAGGTGTCCTCGAGGAGGTCGTGGATGCGGTACTTCTGGCCCAGCGACCGGAGGCTCAGGAGGAGGATCCCGGTCATGGCAGCGAACTGTATGAAGCTGTGCTTATGCTTCCTCGCGTTGGCGAGGAGTCCCAGTTCTCTCCTAGGGTTTCGGGCGGGCGAAGAAGACGCCGAGCTCGGGAGCGCCATGGGAGAGGGCAAATGGAGGTCAGAGAAGAGTGTAGTAAATTGGGGGCGAtaccggcggcggcggtgacAGCGAATGAAATGACTGTCTGCGACGGTCTGAGTTGGGCTTCCGAGTTTCAGCTGAAAAATCTTAAAGGACCGGGTCGGACCGGACTCCGACAACGAAAACGGATAATATTCGCCCCGTTTTGCTCCATGTTTTGGCAACATGTAATTGGAAACTAGAAATCCTATAATACCTTAAATCAAGTGCTAGATCCATCAAATAGCACGTATTGAATTGATTTATAACCGTAGCTTTGCAGTACATAGATGTAGAACTATACGTAATAAttcttgggaaaattgtcaaaaaggtcTTAAACCTCTCGCACTTTTACCatttcggtcctaaactttttaattttactaattcagtcctaaacattttgtatttgtaccaatttatcCATTTGTTGAATTTTGACTGACTAGCGCCGGCG contains:
- the LOC115729169 gene encoding uncharacterized protein LOC115729169, whose product is MGRMHIPSSASSSPARNPRRELGLLANARKHKHSFIQFAAMTGILLLSLRSLGQKYRIHDLLEDTSALREERESLADRMSNIKRDLRREASLDSTGLLASRLRLLFGDEE